The nucleotide window CGACCAGCCAACTGGCAACCCAACCGAAATGGTTCTGACTGTCCCGAACGTGGTACCAATTATCCTTTTCGCCTAAAATTGTTAAGCGGGTATTTTTTTTGACCTTGTGGGTCACCTTATAGGTCAGGCCCGGACCGTCCCGCAGATTAAGATTAGTGAGGGTCGCGGTGACAGAATTGTGGTGGGTGAAGGCTAGTAATAAACCGCCAGCCACTAAGAGAATGGCGAGACTGGTAATCAGTCCCGTCCAGTTTTTAGGTTTAAAGTGCATACTGTGTCTCCTTATTCAAATTAGGTTTCATTATACCACGATTACTTTCATCTCCTGCAGATTCTGTGAGAAAGGGGGTTGACTTTTCAGGAGATTTTAATTATGCTTAACGAGAATTAAATATTTGCCAGTGAGAGAGACTAGTAGGAAAAATCACGTTTGTAGAGAGACCGTGTTGATGGGAACGGTTAACGGTGTGATTCCGAAGACACTTTTGAGGCTAATGACGCTAGTCGTCATTCGTTTGCAACGTTATCCTGCAGAGAATATAAAAGGTGGTACCGTGCATACTTTTGCGCCCTTGTCAAAAGACAGGGGCGCTTTTTATTTTCTACAGGCGCAGAAAGGGAGAATGCTCATGCGTTACCAACGACCAAAGGGCACGGCGGACATTTTACCAGGAGATTCAGAAACTTGGCAGTTCGTCGAAGCTACTGCGCGCCAGTTGTTTGCTAACTACCGCTTCGCTGAGATTCGAACACCAATGTTCGAAAACTTCGAAGTCTTCTCACGAACGTCTGGAGATACTTCAGACATCGTGACCAAGGAAATGTACGATTTTAAAGATAAAGGCGATCGGCATTTATCTTTACGGCCAGAAGGAACTGCCGGCGTGGTTCGGGCATTTGTTGAAAACAAATTGTACGGGCCTGAAACCACGAAACCCTACAAGGTCTACTACATGGGACCAATGTTTCGGTATGAGCGTCCTCAATCAGGACGGCAACGTCAATTCCATCAAATTGGAGTCGAAGCTTTTGGTAGCGATGCTCCGGAGTTAGACGTTGAAGTGATTGCCCTGGGCATGAACCTGTTGTCGAAGTTAGGGTTGACACATTTACGTTTAGCTCTGAACACTCTCGGCGACAAAGCATCCCGAGATGCTTACCGGCAAGCCTTGATTGACTTTCTTGAACCGCATTTTGACGAATTAAGTGAAGACTCGAAGGTCCGGTTACACAAGAACCCATTGCGGGTACTTGATAGTAAGGATCAGCATGATCAAGAGATCGTTGCTGATGCCCCTTCAATCCTCGATTTCTTAACGCCAGAAGCAACGGCTCACTTTGACCGGGTCAAAGCTAGCTTGGACACTTTGGGAATTGACTACGATGTTGATGCCACGATGGTTCGGGGATTGGATTACTACAATCACACCATTTTCGAAATCATGGCAGACTCGCCCGCATTGGGTGAGGGTTACACGACTGTCCTTGCCGGTGGTCGTTACAACGGACTGGTCGAGGAACTGGGTGGACCTGAGATGCCCGGTGTTGGGTTTGGATTGGGAGTTGAACGATTGGTTCTGCTGATGCAAGCAGAGAAAGTCGCCATTCCTGATGTGAATTCGTTAGACGTTTACGTAGTTGGGATTGGTGATGAAACGTCGCTTGAAACGCTTAAATTAGTGCAAGCGATTCGTCGTGCAGGATTGTCTGCCGACCGTGACTACCTGGCGCGAAAGCCTAAAGCACAGTTCAAAACTGCTAACCGCCTGTCGGCAGCCTACACACTGACCATTGGGAATCAAGAATTAGCCGACCAAACGGCTAACTTGAAATCAATGGCCACGGGTGAAGAGGTTAGCGTACCATTAGCTGACATTTATACAAGTTTTCAGGATGTCGTAAATACCCATTTTGCGACAAAATAAAAAAGGTAAGAGGGGATTACAATGGAACAGAACTTGAAACGAACCACTTATGCTGGATTGGTTGATGAAAAATATCTCGACCAAACAGTTGTATTGAAGGGTTGGGTACAAAAGCGTCGTGACCTCGGGAACTTGATCTTTATTGATTTACGTGACCGTGAAGGAATTGTCCAATTAGTATTCAGTGATGAATATGGCAAGGATGCTTTGGCTGTAGCTGATCAACTACGGAGTGAGTACGTCATTGAAATCCAAGGGACTGTCGTTGCCCGTTCTGCCAAGGAAATCAATCCTGACATGAAGACCGGGAAAGTCGAAGTTCGGGTTACAGGTATCAACCTGTTAAACAAAGCCAAGACGCCACCATTCTACATCCAAGATGGCATCAACGTTTCCGACGAAGTGCGGTTGAAGTACCGTTACTTAGACTTACGTCGTCCAGAAATGCAAAAGGCTATTAGACTACGTAGTCGGATTCTTCATTCCGTACATAGTTACTTTGACAACAATGGCTTCATTGATATCGAAACGCCTAACCTGACCAAGTCAACGCCTGAAGGTGCTCGGGACTACTTAGTTCCTTCACGGATTTACCCTGGTCACTTCTACGCATTGCCTCAATCACCACAATTATTTAAGCAATTATTGATGGGTTCCGGCTTTGACCGTTACT belongs to Levilactobacillus yonginensis and includes:
- the hisS gene encoding histidine--tRNA ligase yields the protein MRYQRPKGTADILPGDSETWQFVEATARQLFANYRFAEIRTPMFENFEVFSRTSGDTSDIVTKEMYDFKDKGDRHLSLRPEGTAGVVRAFVENKLYGPETTKPYKVYYMGPMFRYERPQSGRQRQFHQIGVEAFGSDAPELDVEVIALGMNLLSKLGLTHLRLALNTLGDKASRDAYRQALIDFLEPHFDELSEDSKVRLHKNPLRVLDSKDQHDQEIVADAPSILDFLTPEATAHFDRVKASLDTLGIDYDVDATMVRGLDYYNHTIFEIMADSPALGEGYTTVLAGGRYNGLVEELGGPEMPGVGFGLGVERLVLLMQAEKVAIPDVNSLDVYVVGIGDETSLETLKLVQAIRRAGLSADRDYLARKPKAQFKTANRLSAAYTLTIGNQELADQTANLKSMATGEEVSVPLADIYTSFQDVVNTHFATK